The following coding sequences are from one Epilithonimonas vandammei window:
- a CDS encoding GreA/GreB family elongation factor, translated as MQKTSYNKTDLRNFVNDSINGKIKTLDFYLNFSLEASREIKKTSKYDSIREEIQEEIYHLDKQMVSLKSMQTQMRKVLNTASNIVKLGSLVITNKARFYISVSLGEFFFENDRFYAISPESPMAQIMTGKKVGDDFTLNNIHQEIVEII; from the coding sequence ATGCAGAAGACGAGTTATAATAAAACCGACCTGAGAAACTTTGTGAATGATAGCATAAACGGAAAAATAAAAACACTAGATTTTTATCTTAATTTTTCTTTGGAAGCCAGCCGCGAAATCAAGAAAACCTCGAAATACGATTCCATAAGAGAAGAAATCCAAGAAGAAATCTATCATCTGGACAAACAAATGGTCTCGCTGAAAAGTATGCAAACCCAAATGCGTAAAGTCCTGAACACAGCCTCGAACATCGTAAAACTCGGCTCACTCGTCATCACCAACAAAGCTCGTTTTTATATTTCCGTTTCCCTCGGCGAATTCTTCTTCGAGAACGACAGGTTTTATGCCATATCACCCGAAAGTCCAATGGCTCAGATCATGACCGGAAAAAAAGTGGGGGACGATTTTACACTTAATAACATCCATCAGGAAATCGTGGAAATTATTTAG